The genomic window TCGTAATCATTGACGGCCTGTCTGAAGTCTTTTTCTTTTAGGATTAGGCCTTCAAAAAGCCAATCTTTGAGATCAATGAGTAGGCGTTGACCTTTTGGATAATGTTCTTCCAAGTCAAAATTGACTAAGCCGCTATTGGCTACTTTATTGACAATTTCACCACTCATCTTACAGCATTCCCAATTCGAGTTTGGCTTCTTCGCTCATCATATCTTTATCCCAAGGGGGATCAAATGTGATGTTTACTTTGACATTGCGAACCTCTTCAACTACCTTAACTTTTTCTTCTACTTCTACTGGTAAGGTTTCGGCAACGGGGCAGTTTGGCGAGGTTAAAGTCATCTCTATTTCCACATCGCATTCTTCACTAACTTGAATGTCGTATATCAATCCAAGTTCGTAAATGTTTACAGGAATTTCAGGGTCATATATTTGACAAATTCTTTCTACTATCTTTTCGCCTATGGCTTGTAATTCAGCATCTGTTTTCATAGTACTTAGTTTTGTGATTGGAACGCTAAAGCGTAAAGTTTCATTTGTTTAACCATCGATAGGAGTCCGTTGGCTCTTGTTGGCGATAGTTGCTCTTTCAGTCCGATTTGATTGATGAATTCGGTGTCGGCATCTACAATTTCTTGAGCTTTTTGTCCTGAAAAAGTACGTACCAAAAGGGCAATAATGCCTTTGGTCATAATGGCGTCGCTATCGGCAGTAAAAACAACGGTATTGTTTTCTTGTTGAGCGTGTAGCCATACCCTAGATTGACAGCCTTTAATGAGGTTGTCATCGGTCTTGAATTGCTCTTCAATTAAGGGTAATGATTTCCCCAAGTCAATGACGTGCTCGTACTTCTCCATCCACTCTTCGAACATGTCGAATTCGTCAATGATATCTTGTTGTATGTCTTGAATACTTGCCATAATTAGGATAACATCATTTGGGCTTTTTTAACACCCTCAATCAATCGGTTAATGTCTTCTTTGGTATTGTAAACGGCAAAAGAGGCTCTTACAGTACCCGGTATGCAAAATTGATCCATAACAGGTTGTGCGCAATGGTGACCAGTACGAACAGCAATACCTAATTTGTCCAAAATCATACCCATATCGTAAGGGTGAATATCGCCTACTAAAAAGGAGATAACCCCTGCTTTTTCTTGCGCTTGACCAATGAAGCGAATACCCTCGATTTTACCGAGTTCTTCTGTGGCATAGTCCACTAATCCCTTTTCGTATTCTACGATATTCTCTAGGCCTATTTCGTTGAGCCAATCAATGGCTGTTTTGAGAGCAATCCCTCCTGCTATATTGGGTGTCCCTGCCTCAAATTTGTGTGGTAAATCGGCATAGGTTGTTTTGTCAAAACTAACGGTAGCTATCATCTCGCCACCACCCTGATAGGGGGGTAATTTCTTGAGCCATTCTTCTTTGCCATACAGTGCGCCAATACCTGTTGGACCATAGACTTTGTGTCCCGAAATACAGTAAAAGTCAGCGTCTAAATCTTGAACGTCAATGCTGCAATGTGGTCCCGCTTGTGCCCCGTCTATCAAGACTGCAGCACCGACCTCATGAGCCCATTGTATCATTTGCTTAACAGGATTAATTGTTCCCAAAGCGTTTGAGATATGATTAACAGCAACGACTTTTGTTTTGTTCGATAAAAGGTTTTTGTAGGCCTCTATATCTAGGACGCCTTTTTCGTCCATAGGGATAACTTTTAAGCTTGCTGATGCACTTTCACAGGTCATTTGCCAAGGCACAATATTGGAGTGGTGCTCCATAGCTGAAACAAGAACTTCATCGCCTTGTTTTAAGATTTGTCTAAAACCGTTGGCTACTAAATTAATAGCTTCGGTATTGCCTTTAGTAAAAATGATTTCGTGAAGGTGCTCGGCATTAAAATGTTGGCGAATAGTTTCCCTAGAGGCCTCGTAAGCATCGGTAGCTAATTGACTAAGGTAGTGAACGCCACGATGTATGTTGGAGTTTTGTTTTTCGTAATAATGACTGATAGCATCTATGACCACTTGGGGTTTGTGAGTGGTTGCTCCATTATCCAAATAGACCAAAGGATGACCATTCACTTCTTGGTGAAGTGTAGGAAATTGATTGCGTATGTCATTAATAGCTATCATTTATACTTCTATATTCAATTCAACACCTAGTTTTTCAGCGATTATACGGTTTAATTTCTCTTTGAGTTCGGGAATTTTAACATTCGAAAGAACGTCATTAGCAAAGGCATACATTAGCATAGCTTGTGCCTCTTTGAAAGGAATACCTCTTGAGCGCAGGTAAAATAGTGCTTCATCGTCTAGTTGTCCGATAGTACAACCGTGACTACAAGCTACATCGTCGGCATATATCTCAAGTTGAGGTTTGGTGTCAATAGATGCTGAGTCGGTTAGCAATAAATTGTTGTTGGATTGAAAGGCATTGGTCTTTTGAGCGTGAGGCCTTACCATAACCTTTCCATTGAAAATGCCTTTAGCATTATCGTCAAAAATACCTTTGTACATTTCATTACTTTGACAATGGGGTACGGCATGGTCCACCATAGTGTGGTGGTCAACTAATTGGTCTTGTCCGATAAGTGTTATACCTCGCATATTACTTTCAGAATGTTCACCTTCTAACAAAAAGCTGAGGTTGTTGCGAATAAATTTACCACCAAAGCTAAAGGTGTCTACGGTGCAATTGCAGTTTTTGCCTTGCTTTACCCAAGTGTTGTCTATCAAAGAGCAACTGCGTTTATCGTTTTGAACTTTATAAAAATCAACTACAGAATTATCGGCGGCATGAATTTCTGTTAGGGCGTTGGTAAAGACTTCTTTTCCGTCAAAATTCTGATGTCTTTCAGTAATTTGTACTTGGGCATTTTCTTCAACTACAATTAAGTTTCGTGTTTGTAAAAATAAGTCGGAAGACACTCCATTGGTGACATATACAATCTGAATGGGCTTTTCAGCGACTTTGTTTTTGGGCACATAAATAAATGCTCCTTCTTTAGATAAGGCAGAGTTTAGAGAAACTAAAGTATCGGGCGTTTCAGAAATGCAAGTTCCCCAATATTTCTTTAAAATTTCTGATTCTTTTTGTTCTGCCTCAGCAAGTGAACAGACGGTAGCATACTTATCATCAATGGATGATAATTCTTCTGAAAACTGACCGTTTACAAATACCATTAAATGTGTATCTGTGTCTGTCAAAATATATTCTTCAAGAGACTTTGCTGTGATTTCACTTTTGGATTCCGACAGCTGATAGTCGTTTTTCAGAATAGGTAAAAGATTGGTGTATTTCCACTCCTCGTCTTTTATTGTAGGGAAACCCATTTCGTCCCATCGCTGAATGTGTTTTGCCCTTTCAGTTTCAAAAGAAAGACCTCGTGTAGCTCCGTCTTTGTATGCTTGTATGAGTTTGTCTTTTAAATTCACTTTCCTTCCGCTTCTTTAATGATCCAATCGTAACCCTTTTCTTCTAGTTCTAAAGCTAATTCTTTACTGCCAGATTTTACAATTCTACCATCGTATAATACGTGTACAAAGTCAGGTACTATATAGTCTAGCAAACGTTGGTAGTGAGTAATAACGATAGTAGCATTCTCTTTTGACTTTAGTTTGTTTACACCATTAGCAACGATACGTAGAGCATCGATATCTAAGCCTGAATCGGTTTCATCGAGGATAGCTAATTTAGGCTCTAGCATCGCCATTTGAAAGATTTCATTTCTTTTCTTTTCACCACCAGAAAACCCTTGGTTCAGCGAACGGCTAAGAAAGCCTTTCTTTATCTCAAGAAGCTCCATTTTCTCTCTCATCATCTTTAACAAATCGCCAGCTGGCATAGGCTCAAGTCCTTGCGCTTTTCTACTTTCGTTAAGCGATGTTTTTAGGAAGTTAGATACCGATACACCGGGAATTTCAATAGGGTACTGAAAGGATAAAAATATCCCTTTGTGCGAACGCTCTTCAGGAGATAATTCCATAATATCGCTACCATTGAAGTCGATAGTTCCGTCCTCTATTTCGTATTCTTCTCTTCCAGCAATAACGGAAGACAAGGTGCTTTTTCCTGAGCCATTAGGACCCATAATAGCGTGAACCTCTCCAGCATTAACTTTTAGGTTGATACCTGTTAAAATTTTATTGCCTTCTACAGAGGCTTTTAAGTTTTTTATTTCTAACATAATTCTTTTTTATCCAACACTACCTTCCAAACTAATGGCTAGTAGCTTTTGCGCCTCAACGGCAAATTCCATTGGTAATTGATTAAGTACATCTTTGCAATAGCCATTCACAATCAGTGCAATGGCTTCTTCCGTTCCTATCCCTCTTTGATTGCAGTAGAATATTTGGTCTTCTCCAATTTTTGAGGTGGTTGCTTCGTGCTCTATTTTAGCACTTTTATTTTTTACTTCTATGTAGGGGAAAGTATGCGAACCGCATTTATCACCCATTAAGAGGGAGTCGCATTGCGAGAAATTTCTAGCGTTTTCTGCACCCTTTTGTATCTTCACCAAGCCTCTGTAACTACCTTCACTTTTACCGGCACATATACCTTTTGAAATAATAGTACTTTTTGAGTTTTTGCCAAGATGAATCATCTTTGTTCCTGTATCCGCTTGCTGGTAATTGTTGGTTACGGCCACCGAATAAAATTCACCGATTGAGTTGTCTCCTTTTAGAATACAAGAAGGGTATTTCCATGTTACTGCCGAGCCTGTTTCTACCTGCGTCCAAGATATCTTAGAGCGGTTATGACAAACGCCTCTTTTAGTAACAAAATTGAAAACACCACCCACACCATTAGCATCACCAGGATACCAGTTTTGTACAGTAGAATATTTGATTTCTGCATCGTCCATAGCGATTAATTCTACTACGGCAGCATGCAGTTGATTTTCATCACGCATAGGGGCAGTACAACCTTCCAGATAGCTGACATAACTGCCTTCATCGGCAATGACTAATGTTCTTTCAAATTGTCCTGTTCCGGCCTGATTTATTCTAAAGTATGTGGACAGTTCCATAGGGCATTTGACACCCTTTGGAATGTAGCAAAACGAACCATCGGTAAATACAGCCGAGTTAAGTGCTGAAAAGAAGTTATCGGTAGTAGGAACAACGGTTCCTAAGTATTTTTTTACGAGTTCAGGGTGTTCTTTAACGGCTTCGCTGATGGAACAAAAAATGATTCCCAATTCGCCCAGTTTATCTTTAAAACTGGTAGCTACTGAAACGCTATCCATAACGAAGTCAACGGCTACTCCAGCTAATTTTTTTTGCTCGTCAAGAGAAATCCCAAGCTTGTCAAAAGTCTTTTTCATCTCGGGGTCTAGCTCGTCCAAACTTTTAAGTTCTTTCTTCTGTTTGGGCGCAGCATAATAGATGATGTCTTGATAATTAGGCTTTTGGTATTTGATATTAGCCCAATTGGGTTCTTCCATCTTTTTCCACGACTCGAAAGCCTTCAAACGGTGCTCTAGTAACCATTGTGGCTCTTCTTTTTTCTTGGAAATAAGGCGAATAACATCTTCGTTAAGCCCTTTTTGAATGGTATCACTTTCTACGTTAGTAGTAAAGCCATACTTATATTCTGCTCCTGTTACTTCTTCTAATATTTTATCTTCTTCAGTCAATGCTAATTGTTATAATTTAAACTGCAAAACTTTCACCACATCCACATGTTCGTGATGCATTTGGGTTGTTAAAGACAAAGCCCTTGCCATTTAATCCTCCAGAATATTCTAAAACCGTACCTATCAAATACAGATAGCTTTTCTTGTTAACTACGATTTTTATACCGTTGTCTTCAAAAGATTTATCGTCTTCATTTTCAGTAGTGTCAAAACCCAAGTCATATGAAAGACCTGAACAACCTCCACTATTAACTCCTACTCTAACAAAAGCATCGGAATTTTTACCTTCCTCTTTCATTAAAGACAGCAATTTTGTTTTTGCGTCATCTGTTACCTGAATCACCTTATTTATAATATTTCAAAATTAGAGTACAAAATTACAAAATTATATGCGTTAAATCATATATTTATTGCGTATCGTTTATGTTATATTTCGCCTTACATTTGTAGCATGAGTTTATTAGAAGATAAAACCCCAAAACGAACGCCTTTGTCTGAGCTTGGCGAATTCGGATTGATAGAGCATATTAGCAAAAATTTTGAGTTAAAAAACGATACCTCGACTTTCGGAATCGGTGATGACTGCGCCGTTATTGATGCTGGCGAGCATTTTCAGCTCGTTACAACAGATATGTTGGTTGAAGGGGTTCACTTTGATTTGACTTACACTCCCTTGAAGCATCTGGGCTATAAATCTGTGGTTGTTAACCTTTCTGATATTTATGCAATGAACGGTTTGCCAAAGCAAATTACAGTAAGTATAGCTTTGTCCAATCGTTTTCCATTAGAAGCTATCGAAGAGCTTTATGAAGGGATTCGTTTAGCTTGTGTAGCATATAATGTCGATTTGGTGGGTGGCGATACCACTTCCTCAACTAGCGGTTTATGTTTAAGTATTACGGCTATTGGAGAGGTTGACAAAGACAAAATAGTTTACAGAAGCGGTGCTAAAGAACACGATTTAATCGTTGTTTCAGGTGATTTGGGTTCTGCTTATTTAGGTTTACAGTTACTCAATAGGGAAAAACAAGTGTTTGAAGCTGACCCCAATACGCAACCCGATTTACAAAACAAAGACTATGTCCTTCAAAGACAACTTAAGCCTGAGGCTAGAAAAGATATGGTAGAGCTGTTCCATTCTAAAGGAATTGTACCAACTTCTATGATAGATGTTTCTGACGGCCTTTCTTCGGAGTTACTACACTTATGTAGTTCTTCTAAAGTAGGATGCGCCATTTATGAAGAAAAATTACCTCTTGACTTTATGGCAATATCTACTGCTGAAGAATTTAATATATCTGCAGCTACTTGTGCTTTAAATGGTGGCGAAGATTACGAATTGTTATTTACGATTTGTCAATCCCATTACGACTCCATAAAAGATGATCCTGATTTAACAATTATTGGTCATATTACAGATAATAGTATGGGCTCTGTATTGGTTACCAAAGATGAAAATCAACAACCTTTGACTGCTCAAGGTTGGAATGCGTTAAGCTAATTTTTTTAATAACCATCTGTTATAGTTGACTACGTCATCATCTTCGGCTTGTTCAACAGGTATTTTTGACAATAGTAACATAATGTCGTCCACTAACTCTTGGTCTTGTTTTATTCTTTGAGTATAAATAAGTTTTTATATGATTTTTAATAGTAAAAACTCTCTTATATTTCTGGTATTATTTAGGGTGTCTTTATACCTTCTTTTCACTTGTTTTATTCTTTCCTCAAGGTAATCGAAGTCGCCAATTTCATAACGAATAATCAGTTCAGCAGCGATGATTTTTATACGAAATGAAGAATTAAAATTCAAAAAACTTTGGTGTAGAATTATTCGACTTAAGGTTTTGATTGCAGACTTGAATTTTTGAACATCAAAGTATTGAAGCGCAAGATTAGAGCATACAAAAAAGTAATTGTAATCGGAGTTGGCTATTACTTCTTCATTTTCAGCTTTCATTAACACTTCTATAGCCTTTTCTTTATCTAATTTATTGTAATTAATGGCTAGTCCGTTATAATAGTAAAACAAATATTTGTCATAATGAATTCTATCAAACCTTTCCATTTCTTTTTTAAGCTCTTTTGCTTTTTGAAGAGATTGTTTGTACTTTTCATTTTTACACAAACAATTCATGTGATAGGTAAGCATTTGAAGTTTTGCGTTATGATTTTTTTTGTTGAATACATTGCTTTTGAGAAAATTATCATAGGTGTGGTCTAGATAATACTCTAAGGACTTAAAGTCATGTTTCTGCAGTAATATGCTACTTATCGATTGATAGATTTTCATTTTCACATTTTCCATCAACTTAGCGTCTTCTACAAATTCATTTGCTGTTTTTTCAAGTATTCTCAATGCTTCATCGTTTTTAGAGCTATAATTTTGAGATTTTTTTAGCCTGTAGTTCAATGCAGCAAGAACATCATCTACCTCTTGTATTCTATTTGTTTCTTTACGGTTCTTTTTTCTTTTTTTGAGTAATAATTCAACATCAATATTTGTGCTTACATAAGATAGCTTTTATTTTAATTCAAACACTTACGAAATTATCCTAGACGACTTATTTATTGAAGTTCATGAAGAAAGAAATTTCAATGTTGGTGATAATATGATAATTGTATGGCCAGTCCTCAATGATGAAAATTTAGGCGATTTTATG from Flavobacteriales bacterium includes these protein-coding regions:
- a CDS encoding SUF system Fe-S cluster assembly protein, producing the protein MKTDAELQAIGEKIVERICQIYDPEIPVNIYELGLIYDIQVSEECDVEIEMTLTSPNCPVAETLPVEVEEKVKVVEEVRNVKVNITFDPPWDKDMMSEEAKLELGML
- a CDS encoding SufE family protein — protein: MASIQDIQQDIIDEFDMFEEWMEKYEHVIDLGKSLPLIEEQFKTDDNLIKGCQSRVWLHAQQENNTVVFTADSDAIMTKGIIALLVRTFSGQKAQEIVDADTEFINQIGLKEQLSPTRANGLLSMVKQMKLYALAFQSQN
- a CDS encoding cysteine desulfurase, with amino-acid sequence MIAINDIRNQFPTLHQEVNGHPLVYLDNGATTHKPQVVIDAISHYYEKQNSNIHRGVHYLSQLATDAYEASRETIRQHFNAEHLHEIIFTKGNTEAINLVANGFRQILKQGDEVLVSAMEHHSNIVPWQMTCESASASLKVIPMDEKGVLDIEAYKNLLSNKTKVVAVNHISNALGTINPVKQMIQWAHEVGAAVLIDGAQAGPHCSIDVQDLDADFYCISGHKVYGPTGIGALYGKEEWLKKLPPYQGGGEMIATVSFDKTTYADLPHKFEAGTPNIAGGIALKTAIDWLNEIGLENIVEYEKGLVDYATEELGKIEGIRFIGQAQEKAGVISFLVGDIHPYDMGMILDKLGIAVRTGHHCAQPVMDQFCIPGTVRASFAVYNTKEDINRLIEGVKKAQMMLS
- the sufD gene encoding Fe-S cluster assembly protein SufD, with protein sequence MNLKDKLIQAYKDGATRGLSFETERAKHIQRWDEMGFPTIKDEEWKYTNLLPILKNDYQLSESKSEITAKSLEEYILTDTDTHLMVFVNGQFSEELSSIDDKYATVCSLAEAEQKESEILKKYWGTCISETPDTLVSLNSALSKEGAFIYVPKNKVAEKPIQIVYVTNGVSSDLFLQTRNLIVVEENAQVQITERHQNFDGKEVFTNALTEIHAADNSVVDFYKVQNDKRSCSLIDNTWVKQGKNCNCTVDTFSFGGKFIRNNLSFLLEGEHSESNMRGITLIGQDQLVDHHTMVDHAVPHCQSNEMYKGIFDDNAKGIFNGKVMVRPHAQKTNAFQSNNNLLLTDSASIDTKPQLEIYADDVACSHGCTIGQLDDEALFYLRSRGIPFKEAQAMLMYAFANDVLSNVKIPELKEKLNRIIAEKLGVELNIEV
- the sufC gene encoding Fe-S cluster assembly ATPase SufC, yielding MLEIKNLKASVEGNKILTGINLKVNAGEVHAIMGPNGSGKSTLSSVIAGREEYEIEDGTIDFNGSDIMELSPEERSHKGIFLSFQYPIEIPGVSVSNFLKTSLNESRKAQGLEPMPAGDLLKMMREKMELLEIKKGFLSRSLNQGFSGGEKKRNEIFQMAMLEPKLAILDETDSGLDIDALRIVANGVNKLKSKENATIVITHYQRLLDYIVPDFVHVLYDGRIVKSGSKELALELEEKGYDWIIKEAEGK
- the sufB gene encoding Fe-S cluster assembly protein SufB, with product MTEEDKILEEVTGAEYKYGFTTNVESDTIQKGLNEDVIRLISKKKEEPQWLLEHRLKAFESWKKMEEPNWANIKYQKPNYQDIIYYAAPKQKKELKSLDELDPEMKKTFDKLGISLDEQKKLAGVAVDFVMDSVSVATSFKDKLGELGIIFCSISEAVKEHPELVKKYLGTVVPTTDNFFSALNSAVFTDGSFCYIPKGVKCPMELSTYFRINQAGTGQFERTLVIADEGSYVSYLEGCTAPMRDENQLHAAVVELIAMDDAEIKYSTVQNWYPGDANGVGGVFNFVTKRGVCHNRSKISWTQVETGSAVTWKYPSCILKGDNSIGEFYSVAVTNNYQQADTGTKMIHLGKNSKSTIISKGICAGKSEGSYRGLVKIQKGAENARNFSQCDSLLMGDKCGSHTFPYIEVKNKSAKIEHEATTSKIGEDQIFYCNQRGIGTEEAIALIVNGYCKDVLNQLPMEFAVEAQKLLAISLEGSVG
- a CDS encoding iron-sulfur cluster assembly accessory protein encodes the protein MIQVTDDAKTKLLSLMKEEGKNSDAFVRVGVNSGGCSGLSYDLGFDTTENEDDKSFEDNGIKIVVNKKSYLYLIGTVLEYSGGLNGKGFVFNNPNASRTCGCGESFAV
- the thiL gene encoding thiamine-phosphate kinase, whose protein sequence is MSLLEDKTPKRTPLSELGEFGLIEHISKNFELKNDTSTFGIGDDCAVIDAGEHFQLVTTDMLVEGVHFDLTYTPLKHLGYKSVVVNLSDIYAMNGLPKQITVSIALSNRFPLEAIEELYEGIRLACVAYNVDLVGGDTTSSTSGLCLSITAIGEVDKDKIVYRSGAKEHDLIVVSGDLGSAYLGLQLLNREKQVFEADPNTQPDLQNKDYVLQRQLKPEARKDMVELFHSKGIVPTSMIDVSDGLSSELLHLCSSSKVGCAIYEEKLPLDFMAISTAEEFNISAATCALNGGEDYELLFTICQSHYDSIKDDPDLTIIGHITDNSMGSVLVTKDENQQPLTAQGWNALS